A genomic window from Vicinamibacteria bacterium includes:
- the serA gene encoding phosphoglycerate dehydrogenase produces MTKPDSHGPYIIFDFDSTLVQVESFPELARISLRNHPERVERLQEVERITELTATGQMSMAEGITRRIEILAAHQKHLRSLVHVLKRSLTPSVKRNRQFFKKLNRRIYVLSNGFREVILPVIEGMGLSGDRLFANSFVFDDKGYIVGFDSKNPLVHQDGKARVVRTLQLGGEVYVLGDGYSDMRIKEAGLASRFYALTENVRRESVVEGADHVLTSLDEFLYVNQFPMSVSYPKTRIRVLLLETIHLAAAEHFEKEGYTVRTIAGSLEEGELIREAKGTTLLGIRSGTRISRRVVESVPGLRGIGAFCIGTNHIDLAACSDNGVIVFNAPYANTRSVVELAIGEMLMLARRAFVHSTLLHSGVWEKTAEGSFELRGKKLGIVGYGNIGSQLSVIAEALGLEVHYYDVVEKLPLGNARKCVSLADLLKRVDIVSVHVDGNPHNRNLFGSKEFRTMRDGALFLNLSRGFVVDLDALAQALESGKLGGAAVDVFPEEPSANRTSYSSSLRGLPNVILTPHIGGSTREAQRNIAEHVAGMLISFINSGNSVGSVNFPVVQLPALRRAHRFIHIHANEPGVLASINRVMAENDINILGQYLKTNERLGYVITDVSKTYDAKIVQQLKSVPHTVHFRVLY; encoded by the coding sequence GTGACGAAGCCAGACTCGCACGGCCCCTACATCATCTTCGACTTCGATAGCACTCTCGTTCAGGTGGAGTCATTCCCCGAGTTAGCGCGTATCTCTCTGAGGAACCATCCCGAACGCGTCGAGCGCCTCCAGGAGGTGGAGCGCATCACCGAGCTGACGGCGACGGGACAGATGTCGATGGCCGAAGGAATCACCCGCCGGATCGAGATCCTGGCCGCTCACCAGAAACACCTTCGAAGCCTGGTTCACGTTCTCAAGCGCTCGCTGACTCCTTCGGTAAAGAGGAATCGGCAGTTCTTCAAGAAACTCAACCGCCGAATCTACGTGCTTTCCAACGGCTTTCGTGAGGTGATCCTGCCGGTCATCGAGGGCATGGGCCTGAGCGGGGATCGACTCTTTGCAAACTCGTTCGTCTTCGACGACAAGGGATACATCGTCGGGTTCGATTCGAAGAACCCTCTCGTCCACCAGGATGGCAAGGCACGGGTCGTCCGGACGCTGCAGCTCGGGGGAGAAGTCTATGTGCTGGGCGACGGCTACAGCGACATGAGAATCAAAGAGGCGGGGCTTGCGTCGAGGTTCTACGCGCTCACCGAGAACGTTCGCCGTGAGTCCGTCGTCGAAGGCGCGGATCACGTTCTGACGAGCCTCGACGAGTTCCTCTATGTCAACCAGTTTCCGATGTCGGTGTCGTATCCCAAGACGCGCATCCGCGTCCTGCTGCTCGAAACGATCCACCTGGCGGCCGCCGAGCACTTCGAGAAGGAAGGGTACACGGTCCGTACCATCGCCGGGAGTCTCGAGGAAGGGGAGCTCATTCGTGAAGCGAAGGGAACGACGCTTCTGGGCATTCGCTCGGGCACCCGCATCTCCCGACGCGTCGTCGAATCGGTTCCTGGCCTTCGAGGTATCGGAGCTTTCTGTATCGGCACGAACCACATCGACCTTGCCGCCTGCTCGGACAACGGTGTCATCGTTTTCAACGCGCCCTATGCGAATACGCGAAGCGTCGTGGAGCTCGCGATTGGAGAAATGCTCATGCTTGCGCGCCGCGCCTTCGTGCACTCGACGCTCCTTCACTCGGGTGTCTGGGAGAAGACCGCAGAAGGGTCCTTCGAACTGCGAGGCAAGAAGCTCGGCATCGTGGGGTATGGGAACATCGGGTCTCAGCTCTCGGTCATCGCCGAGGCCCTCGGTCTCGAGGTGCACTACTACGACGTCGTGGAAAAGCTCCCCCTAGGAAACGCCAGGAAATGCGTCTCTCTCGCCGATCTACTGAAGCGGGTCGATATCGTCTCGGTGCATGTCGACGGAAATCCCCACAACCGCAATCTTTTTGGGAGCAAGGAGTTCCGGACGATGCGGGACGGAGCTCTGTTCTTGAACCTGTCCCGGGGGTTCGTCGTCGACCTCGACGCTCTCGCCCAAGCACTCGAGTCCGGAAAGCTCGGCGGAGCCGCGGTCGACGTCTTTCCCGAGGAGCCGTCGGCGAATCGGACGTCGTACTCCTCTTCCTTGCGTGGCCTGCCCAACGTCATTCTGACGCCGCACATCGGTGGGAGCACCCGGGAAGCGCAACGAAACATCGCCGAGCACGTCGCCGGCATGCTGATCTCCTTCATCAATTCAGGGAACTCAGTGGGTAGCGTCAACTTCCCCGTGGTTCAATTACCCGCGCTCCGGAGGGCGCACCGATTCATTCATATCCACGCCAACGAGCCCGGTGTCCTCGCATCCATCAACCGGGTCATGGCGGAGAACGACATCAACATCCTCGGCCAGTACCTGAAGACCAACGAACGCCTGGGATACGTCATCACCGACGTGAGCAAGACATACGACGCCAAAATCGTCCAGCAGCTGAAGAGCGTCCCTCACACGGTGCACTTCAGAGTGCTGTACTGA
- a CDS encoding prolyl oligopeptidase family serine peptidase: protein MASRFLLGFLLLARSGTVAAQIEPDSLLTIPHILQTPLISDFAASPDGKRIALSLSVLGKETIWMLGDGDSPGSPIATEKSWGERDVDWSPDGRSITFVSNRNGGWHVYLSEPDGQHARQLTRHDGEDRTPRFSPDGKHVAFLSRGSTTDTGWDLWVVDTQGGAARRLTNEPFDEEDPRWSPDGRRIAITLNGGRFQDRTVGFVTFDDGAVHPLTPEDWSGDSFGARFSPDGSRVAFVSDQTGLKTIFLVEPDGIAPVPVLTSEYETTEPAWSPDGQKLAYLENQQGDVKLKIHDFGSSRERTLTLRAGVHSQPAWRPDGSAVWSLFEAWNYPRDLWAYSIEGGRERVSDTLPPDVDVRKTVKPELVRYRSFDDREITGYLYLPETASAETPAKLLVRPVSGLESQWMNKWYPFVQLLAQKGYAIFTPNVRGASGFGREFEKLNDGNWGRGDLEDVVVGTRQMAARPEIRSDRIGIWGVHYGGFLALAAIVRYPDFFACAVETGGMPDLEKLYRQTSDQGRWYLESELGPLRGNLQLYRDLSPIQGVGSVKTPLLSFHGEIHALVPYSSKEPFLQALRARPDYPLLDFVFRGEEVRGAYRHDLYPEAAWAYVEKILEFLEIYL from the coding sequence ATGGCATCTCGATTCCTGCTCGGTTTTCTTCTCCTGGCAAGGTCGGGCACGGTTGCCGCGCAGATCGAGCCCGACTCGCTGCTGACTATTCCCCACATCCTGCAAACGCCGCTCATCTCCGACTTCGCCGCCTCTCCCGACGGAAAACGAATCGCGCTGAGCCTGTCGGTTCTCGGCAAGGAAACGATCTGGATGCTGGGGGATGGGGACTCCCCCGGGAGTCCCATCGCCACCGAGAAATCATGGGGAGAGCGGGACGTCGACTGGTCGCCAGACGGACGCTCGATCACTTTCGTCTCGAACCGGAACGGCGGCTGGCACGTGTACCTATCGGAGCCGGACGGGCAGCACGCGCGCCAATTGACGCGCCACGATGGCGAAGATCGCACGCCGAGGTTCTCTCCGGATGGAAAGCACGTCGCCTTCTTGTCGCGAGGGAGCACGACCGACACCGGATGGGACCTCTGGGTCGTCGACACGCAGGGTGGCGCCGCTCGCCGCCTCACGAACGAGCCGTTCGATGAGGAAGATCCTCGCTGGTCGCCCGATGGAAGGAGAATTGCCATCACCCTCAACGGCGGGCGATTCCAGGACCGCACGGTGGGGTTCGTCACCTTCGATGACGGTGCCGTCCACCCGCTCACGCCGGAGGACTGGTCCGGTGACAGTTTCGGGGCGCGCTTTTCACCCGACGGCTCGCGCGTCGCGTTCGTTTCCGACCAAACCGGCCTCAAGACTATCTTCCTGGTCGAGCCAGACGGCATAGCTCCCGTTCCCGTCCTCACGTCGGAGTACGAGACGACCGAGCCCGCCTGGAGTCCGGACGGGCAGAAGCTGGCCTATCTGGAGAATCAGCAGGGGGATGTCAAGCTCAAGATCCACGACTTCGGCTCGAGTCGAGAGAGAACCCTGACGCTGCGGGCGGGGGTGCACTCTCAGCCCGCGTGGCGGCCCGACGGCTCGGCCGTATGGAGCCTCTTCGAGGCGTGGAACTATCCAAGAGACCTATGGGCCTATTCGATCGAGGGCGGCCGAGAACGGGTCAGCGATACATTGCCTCCCGACGTCGACGTCCGGAAGACGGTGAAGCCCGAGCTCGTGCGCTATCGGAGCTTCGACGACCGGGAGATTACCGGCTATCTCTACCTTCCCGAGACCGCGAGCGCGGAGACCCCGGCGAAGTTGCTGGTTCGCCCCGTCAGCGGTCTCGAATCCCAGTGGATGAACAAATGGTACCCCTTCGTGCAGCTCCTGGCACAAAAGGGATACGCGATATTCACTCCCAACGTGCGAGGAGCGTCCGGCTTCGGCCGTGAGTTCGAGAAGCTGAACGACGGGAACTGGGGCCGCGGCGATCTGGAGGACGTGGTTGTCGGGACACGCCAGATGGCGGCTCGACCCGAGATTCGCAGCGACCGTATCGGCATCTGGGGCGTGCACTATGGGGGGTTTCTCGCGCTCGCCGCCATCGTCCGTTATCCCGACTTCTTTGCCTGCGCCGTCGAGACGGGGGGTATGCCCGACCTGGAGAAGCTCTATCGACAAACGAGCGACCAAGGAAGGTGGTATCTCGAAAGCGAGCTCGGGCCCCTTCGCGGAAACCTGCAGCTGTACCGAGATCTGTCCCCGATCCAGGGCGTCGGCTCGGTAAAGACTCCGTTGCTTTCATTTCATGGAGAAATTCATGCGCTCGTGCCCTACTCTTCCAAGGAGCCTTTTCTGCAGGCCCTACGGGCACGACCCGACTATCCGCTGCTCGATTTCGTGTTCCGCGGCGAGGAGGTCAGGGGAGCTTACCGCCACGATCTCTATCCCGAGGCAGCCTGGGCCTACGTGGAAAAAATCCTCGAGTTCCTGGAAATCTATTTGTGA
- a CDS encoding shikimate kinase, whose translation MSERRFLRELGRKVRAERALRGLSQQSLAQAARLSPRYLSQLEAGRGNVSILRLNDISRALGVPLHELVRVNGKNPIVSLIGLRGAGKSTIGPHLAAELQCPFIELDALVEEEAGLSLDDLFALHGERYYRRLEREVLVRAISAKRPFILATGGGLVTERATFDLLKGNTVTVWLHARPELHLKRVIAQGDRRPMAGRSDPLSEIHALLREREPLYREADVALDTSELSPEAAAREIAGELRRTGVRAESVTI comes from the coding sequence ATGAGCGAGCGGCGGTTCCTTAGGGAGCTCGGACGCAAGGTCCGGGCGGAGCGCGCCCTCCGGGGCCTGAGCCAGCAGAGCCTGGCACAGGCGGCGCGCCTCTCTCCGCGCTACCTGTCTCAGCTCGAGGCCGGCCGTGGCAACGTCTCCATCCTGCGGCTGAACGACATTTCCCGAGCCCTCGGAGTCCCGCTCCACGAGCTGGTCCGAGTCAATGGAAAGAATCCAATCGTGTCCCTGATCGGCCTTCGCGGAGCGGGAAAGAGCACCATCGGACCCCACCTGGCTGCCGAGTTGCAGTGCCCTTTCATCGAGCTCGATGCCCTCGTCGAGGAGGAAGCCGGTTTGAGTCTCGACGATCTCTTCGCACTCCACGGCGAGCGCTATTACCGCCGGCTGGAGCGGGAAGTGTTGGTCCGCGCCATCTCGGCGAAGAGGCCATTCATTCTCGCTACCGGTGGCGGTCTCGTGACCGAGCGTGCGACTTTCGACCTCCTCAAGGGGAATACGGTCACGGTGTGGCTTCATGCCAGACCCGAGCTCCATCTCAAAAGGGTCATCGCGCAGGGGGATCGACGTCCGATGGCCGGGAGGTCGGATCCCCTGTCGGAGATCCATGCCTTGCTCCGCGAGCGGGAGCCGCTTTATCGGGAGGCCGACGTCGCCCTCGACACGAGCGAGCTCTCGCCCGAAGCCGCCGCCCGGGAGATCGCTGGTGAGCTCCGACGCACGGGAGTCCGAGCCGAGAGCGTTACAATCTGA
- a CDS encoding DUF885 family protein: MSHLHSLVAWSILGTVTLLVLPVALAEQSARSAADTGWADDPPNLSSLVRFARGESDLRNAVNRYLEDRAALLRRYPVEYSPVRHERLRRFHTGWQRQLAGVDFADLNHEGQIDYILLRNRVTYDQEMLDLDQRRWEEMAPLLLFAAQLRTFQEDRHDRRRVEPRAAATTLDAVADEVARLTRELADEARAAGGVVSRPGITGAVANRAARHVEHLREVLADWEGFYEGYDPLFTWWNREPGGRLDDALAAYVEAIQTHLVGIRPDEVAPIIGDPVMADGLRADLAVEMIPYTPEELIAIGEREFEWTEEQFRIVSDEMDFADDWKAALEHVKELAPPPGEKPWAIFEIADYSEDFVDRMRAITVPPLAKEVWRLSMQTPERQLRNPFFSGGEVTRVSYPTDGMRHDDKLMSMRGNTPHFNFATVHHELIPGHHLQGFMSNRFNSHRGALMRTPFWGEGWALYWELLLWDENFPRGPEDKIGMLFWRLHRAARIVFSLNFQLGRWSPQEAVDFLVDRVGHERANAEAEVRRTTIDAPLYQLAYLTGGLQFRALYQELVESGRMTATEFHDGVLLGGRMPVEMVRARLTRQPLTRDYQTSWRFAGNPLEQP, from the coding sequence ATGTCTCATCTTCATTCCCTGGTAGCTTGGAGCATTCTCGGTACCGTAACGCTACTGGTGCTCCCGGTGGCCCTTGCCGAGCAGAGCGCTCGGTCGGCAGCCGATACGGGCTGGGCCGACGACCCCCCGAACCTTTCCTCGCTCGTTCGGTTCGCGCGAGGAGAGAGCGACCTGCGAAACGCGGTGAATCGATACCTGGAGGACCGAGCGGCCCTATTGCGACGCTACCCGGTCGAGTACTCCCCGGTACGGCACGAAAGGCTCCGACGTTTCCACACGGGCTGGCAGCGGCAGCTGGCGGGGGTCGACTTCGCCGACCTCAATCACGAGGGTCAGATCGATTACATCTTGTTGAGGAATCGCGTGACGTATGACCAGGAAATGCTGGATCTGGACCAGAGACGATGGGAGGAGATGGCCCCGTTGCTTCTGTTCGCGGCACAGCTCAGGACCTTTCAGGAAGATCGGCACGATCGGCGGCGAGTCGAGCCACGCGCGGCGGCGACGACGCTGGATGCGGTGGCGGACGAGGTCGCGCGCTTGACGCGGGAGCTCGCCGACGAGGCGCGGGCGGCCGGAGGCGTTGTGTCCCGCCCCGGAATCACCGGAGCGGTCGCGAATCGCGCCGCGCGCCACGTCGAGCACCTCCGAGAGGTCCTGGCCGACTGGGAAGGCTTCTATGAGGGATATGACCCGCTCTTCACCTGGTGGAACCGGGAGCCCGGTGGTCGTCTGGACGACGCTCTCGCGGCCTACGTTGAAGCCATCCAGACGCACCTGGTGGGAATCCGTCCCGACGAGGTCGCACCTATTATCGGCGATCCGGTAATGGCCGACGGCCTCCGCGCGGATTTGGCCGTGGAGATGATTCCCTACACTCCAGAAGAGCTCATCGCGATCGGCGAGCGAGAGTTCGAGTGGACCGAGGAGCAGTTCCGGATCGTGTCGGACGAAATGGACTTCGCCGACGACTGGAAGGCGGCTCTGGAGCACGTGAAGGAGCTGGCGCCGCCACCCGGCGAGAAGCCATGGGCCATCTTCGAGATCGCAGACTACTCGGAAGACTTCGTTGACCGGATGCGAGCGATCACCGTGCCGCCTCTTGCCAAGGAGGTGTGGCGCCTTTCGATGCAGACTCCCGAGCGACAGCTCCGTAATCCGTTCTTCTCCGGCGGAGAGGTGACGCGGGTGTCTTACCCCACCGATGGGATGCGCCATGACGACAAGCTCATGAGCATGCGGGGCAACACGCCCCACTTCAACTTCGCGACAGTTCACCACGAGCTGATTCCCGGCCATCACCTCCAGGGATTCATGTCCAACCGCTTCAACTCGCATCGCGGCGCGTTGATGCGCACGCCGTTCTGGGGCGAGGGGTGGGCGCTCTACTGGGAGCTGCTCCTGTGGGACGAGAACTTTCCGAGAGGGCCCGAGGACAAGATCGGCATGCTGTTCTGGCGACTCCACCGGGCGGCTCGGATCGTGTTCTCACTGAACTTCCAGCTCGGAAGGTGGTCACCACAGGAGGCGGTGGACTTTCTCGTCGACCGGGTGGGGCACGAACGCGCCAACGCCGAAGCCGAGGTACGACGCACGACCATCGACGCGCCCCTTTACCAGCTCGCTTATCTGACCGGCGGCCTCCAATTCCGGGCCCTGTACCAAGAATTGGTGGAATCTGGCCGCATGACCGCGACGGAGTTCCACGACGGTGTGCTGCTCGGAGGACGCATGCCGGTGGAGATGGTTCGCGCGCGCTTGACCCGCCAGCCGCTCACTCGTGACTATCAGACCAGTTGGCGGTTCGCTGGAAATCCGCTGGAGCAACCCTAG